The nucleotide sequence ACATGGAAAAATTCTGAAAATGTTAGTAGTAGGCCATTTAATAATTAAGAGAAATGTTCTGAATAACATGGTAATTTTTTTGGAAAATTATATGGAAAAATTCCGAATTTTTTGTCTGCTCAAACAATGACATTTTTTAGAGAAATTTTCATTTGCGGACatgacatttttgtaaagtcacaTGACACATGTTTGACACATTATCATGGCAAAATTCATAAAAGTCGCTTACTCAAACATGACATATTAGGTAGTGACCTTGCCATGACCCTAGCATGTAGACCATGTCAAATTTGTTTAACATCCCATGGCAGTCTTATTTCTTCAAATAGCATGGCAAATTTACTGTGTTTACAATCAAATAAGCACAAGAAGAcaaattcagattgctacagagaAGACATGATGCTTAATGGAAAATTTATTTGAGTTGATAGACATGATGCTTATTGGAAAATTTATTTGAGTCGATGGAATCGCATCCGCTGTTAGCTTTCACATTACGTTACATATTCCAGCCAACAGAGATTCTATTTGTCAACattatgcaaaaaagaaaaaaaaaccacaGCTATCTATCCATCTAGTGACGCACAACCACTGTGTGTTTAGTTTCTTTTGTTGGCCTTTAGCACAATATACTGGTAGATGTTAACAGAAGAACATTTAGTGACTGGGAAAGCTTCTGGTCCTTCACTCACTCACCATTTGGAATGAGAGTTCTGAACTTAGTTTTTAATATTTATTGGCCCATCTAATTTGAATAAGCTGCAATTAATTTGAAGTAAAATTAGTAGAAAGTAACTGTGtatataaaagataaacatgaaCAGTATAAACAATTGGTTTGGATCCTAACTAATGACAAAGTGATCATCTCAGCCTCAGGGTTCAAATGTGGGTATTTCTGCATCAGAACCATTTGCTGCCTAATATAGAAGACTGGGCATTGTATTACTGTAGGTATGCTCCTCTTTCTTCTCCAGATACTTGATGCAGCTCCCCACTTCAGATTTGACATGCAAATAGTGGTGCCGAGCCTTCTCTTTCTCTTAATTCCTTGTCCCTCTCTATGCAAACAAGTAAACCAGTCAAAAACACAAGAAGCAAACCTGATCAAAATGGGCTTTCCAAAATACGTCTGCATGCATTTTTTATTATTGAAAAAGGATAACAGGGCAGCGTACGTTTGACTTGCCATGAGAGCATCTAGATATCTTTTCAGATTACTACTTGCTAGTGCAACTGGTTATACCTTTTGTTTCATTATGCTCCCAAAAGATGAAGTAAAACCTTCATGGCATTTTGGCAGAAGCACTACAGGATGCCTGTCTTTATTGTTTATCTCTCCCATAGAATTAGTCCATTAGAACAACAATGTAAATCAAGATCACTGATTCTCATGGACAAAGTATTTGGGAGACTACAAAACTATTATTATTTTGCTTCTAAAGTGAAACCAAAATATACCTTAGCTTTAGGCCCTCTTCATTTAGCTTCTTGTCAAGGATATCATAAAATCGGAGGCAAATCAAGAGACATGCCATCGACGTAAGTGTAAAAGAACAAAAAAGGAATAAATGACAAACCAAACAGAAAGttaaataaacaatacatagcacGTCCACCATCATGAAGTAAACAGGACACCTTCCTGCCGGCAAGAGTGAGCTTTGTCTGGATCCAAATAAGATGGAGAAATCAGAGGACCTGCAAATAACCACAACAAACAATAAAAACAAGAAATCACAAAACAACACCAACACACTGAAACCAGATTAAGAGATAAATAGGAACAGCAGGATCTACTATTCTAGAGCCTAGGGGTATATAAAAAAGAATCCTGGCAAATAACAAGAACAAAAAGAAGCATGCTAAATCATTTCCCACGGCGGTCGTTCCTCGTGTCGCCGCCACGCCTCATCAACCCTCGAACCTAAAAACACACAACATCATGAACACAATCAAAAACACTACAAAAAATCAGCAAACCAAACCCTACAAATGAAAGAACAATACTCACCAAGATTAGAACCACCCTCAACAGCCAACCTCCCATCAGAAGCACCAACGGAAGAAGAAGAGCCCAAGGACGTCGAAGGAACGCGCTGAGAACCATGTGCAACAACAAGAACCATAACAGAGACCAAGCAAACAAGAAGTACACAGGAGAGAAGAACACAAAAAGAAGCTACTTATAGGCAAGCAAAGAAGGACCTAGAACACAAATGTGTGCAAACGTGAAACTACAAACATGCAAACgtggacacatgcatgcatgcatgagccatGCAGCAGCACACGCACACCAGCCCATACAACAGCCCATGCAGCTAATATATTTTTCTCACATGAGACAAAATCAGCCCATGCTATCAAACCATCTTTTCACATGGTACACATGAGACAAGAGAAGCCCATGCACCTCTAGAAGAAACAGGCACAACCCAAGTGATCAACCACTTTAGGAAAGCCACCGTGCACACGTGTCGCTCAGTCAGTAGGagtaaattttttttgaaaaaaccagAAAAATCGAACCCTTACGGGCCTAGTATTCTTAGTATGTGCAAAAGTTCCCTATGTTAGAAAAAAAAGTATGCCTTTGGTAACAGACTCACATCCTCAGCCGTTGGATTTCAGATAACAGGACAGATTGATCCATCACATGATTTGTTGGCACATAAAGGTTGTGAGTATCTGAAGTTGTGAACAATAATATTATCTCCATCAATAATGAAGACTGGAGTAGACCTCACTGAATGCATGAGTGCCACCAGTTGGTGCTCTAGCATTGAATGCTGACATGAAAAGTCCGAGACAGAGTTTGGACGCACCGATGCACCGACGCACGCCATTAACTCAAGGAGGAGacatattcgcaaaaaaaaaaaatacTGAAGGAGGAGACAGACAGAGACAGAGGGGGCAGCGGGCCTCCCGTGTGGCCGTGTCAAAGATTAAGGAGAACGGCTGGGCTTTGAATTGATCATGGATATCCTCCGGTTCAAAAGTACAAGGGGTTTGAAATTGAATGAAGAGATGGAGGGAGGGACCAACTAATGCAGCAGATAACAAAACTGTTGGTTAGCTACTGTAAGTAGTGCTCCGGTGGATAAGTTATTTCAGGTTGAGAACCGTGCCATGCCTGCCTACCATCATGTGCGCAAGACGGAATAAATATTTTGCTACTGTACAATGCTACGTAGTTCCCCTCTGGAATGAAGGATATTTCACTGGAAATACGACCAAGTGCACCGTTCTATACGGAATCTGACTTGAAAAAATTGCAGCATACTGGAGTTCGACATTTCACTCAAGCTCTGGCTTCACGCTAATGGGATTCAGCTGACGGTCAATCCGTCAGTGTCAGTGTCGGCGAGCGCTGTGTTTCCACTTGAGAAGTTTACCACGGTGCTTTTTTATTTACCGTACGCCGCGCACAAATCTACCCGTTGCACAGTGTCGACAAGCACGGGTTTGTTTGTTCGACGAGGGAAGCGACAGAAAAAGCGGAATCTCGGGATAGAATAATACTCTGGTTTGGGTCGGGGGGATCGGGAATGGAACTCACAGAGGAAGTCGATGACGAGCCGGCCGTCGCAGAAGCGGCCGGTGGGGTGGTGGAAGAAGGCGCGGCCCTCCGGCGGCGCGATGTGCCACCCCTTGGCAGCCGGGCCGCCCGTGTCGGAGTTGGAGTCGCCGAAGTTGAACACCACCGGCCGCGCGCCGGGGCGGCAGCTGAACCCGGCCCGCGCCGGCGACGGCCAGAGCGCCAGCGCCACCGCCAGCGCCAGCGCGAGGGCTGGCCGTAGCGCGCtgccgcctgctgctgctgctgctgccgccgacaTTGACGACCTTGGACCTCTGTCTCTGTCTACAGCATGTGCCGGGGAGGCCCTGTCGTGTCCCTCTCGCTTTTCTTTCTATCTCTCGCGAGCCCCGAGTAACGGATTGTGTGAGGTCATGCGCCGTATATATGTGCTCATCGTGGTGGGGCTGCGATGATGCCACGAGCCCACGACCATGCTGAGACTTGGGCCGGGTCGGCCAGCAAGCCTCGGGCCGCGCCGGCCTCGGGCCAGACGGCCCGCTCAGCCACGACTGTCGTCCTGGTCGGGTGGTTTCCGTTCGAACAGCCAAGGCGCTGGACGTCGTGTGCCGCATCGACGTCGTGTGCCGCTGGACGTCGTTTGgattattttgtttttttttggtgttctttgtttcttttggttttcatacTAAATTTTTTGTATATGTCAACGATATTTTGATAATAAATTCTTAAACATTTTTAATACTTGATCAACATTTTTGCTTTACATATTTTACATTTTTGAAATGCTttcttaacatttttcaaatacaagattaaaatTTTCGAATACATGGTGAATATTTTAAAGATACACAATATTAAACCTTTTGCAGCGCCGGCCGGCGAGGAGCCATCTAGCACCAGATGTTTCCGATGCGCCggtcctcttctttctcccttgCTGTGGTGAGTATGCGAGTGTGGCGTTAGCGCATGGTGACGAAGAAGAAGAGAAAACAGAGGGGCTGGGGGCAGGGAGAAGGAGAGTATGTGGTGGAGACGGCGAGAGGCTCAAAGCCGGCGGGAGGGTGAAGGCCAGCCGCTCAGTTGTGCGGCGCCAGCCTTGCCTTGGGAATTAAAATATTTTTTGAAGCTACCTTGGGGATTAATTTGAGACCTGATTTTGACCGGTCGGTCAAAGGTGAGTTGCTCCCTACGGGCCAAGCACAACTGCATAATTTGGGCCCTTCTTGTACGGGCCAAGCTCGTGCCCGCCAATTATGTCATCTCTGGCCGGGCCGCCCGTTATGTGAATTCTCCAGCCTAGTACAGCAGGCTATCTCGGGCCATGCTGAAAGATCCATCGGGAGCGGCATTTTAAAAATAATCATGTTTTTAAACAATcatacaaaataaaaaataattattacGTATTTGAAAAATGGTCGTGAATTTAATAAATGTTAACGAGTATGGGAAAAAATGATAAATTTCAAAATATGTGCACAAGTTCATAAAATGTTTAGCAATTTAAAAATCTTTGCGCATTTGAAAATCTATTTATGAGTTTAAAAAAAACTCATAGTTGATAATGGGCAATGGACACCGGTACTGGCAATGAATGGGAGGTGATCATGAAGAATCTGCAAAAATGATGAAAAGCCTGAATGCCGAAGCTTGCAGAGTACATACCCTATATTCTATGGAGTTAAGTCCACATGGCATAGTACGGGTGACAAATGAAGGAGGCAGAGCGTTATAGTTGTGGGGCATGTAGAAGACCATCTAAATAAAGGATTAGAcaaactgcgaatttgactcaagTCGACTAAACAACAACTGAAAATTGTTTGGAGTTTAGACATACATTCAACAATAGCGTTGATGGTGAGTAAaaaacaaatcttatatgcggcaTCGAATATGTCAGTTGTTCACTTTCATGCATATCAAGGAAGAAGCTATCAGGGTGATTATACATACGGGTGTTGCCGAATATGGTGACTCTATGATCGACATGTGATTGTATTGGACGGTGGATACTTCAGGAGTTTGGGAACACAAAACAAGAGTAGAGACGAACTGAATTTTCTAAGGACACTAACTATGACGAAAACAGATGAACTGCAGATGCACGTGGAGTCATGTAAAGTCAAGGAAGTAACATCGAAGCTCATGATTAACGGCTCAGGTCCAAGATACGTGGAGGTCACGCATGATGGCTTCAAGATGGCGCAGATATGTTCTGCTAAGGTGTGTGTCAGGCTATAGTTGAACTTATAATTTGCGAAGTGTAAAGTGTTTGAGTATGGACGCAGTGCAACACAGGGCAATTATACGAAGGGACCATGAGGTAGCCAAATAGATTACACATAAGCTGGCAGGCTAGATAGAGATCATGACGAGATAGTTCAACACCGGGACGGCCGAACCGACCATGACATATGGTTGCAGATGTTGTGTCATGGCCTCGACGGGATTGTGGTCGCTGATACTATGTCAATTTAATACATGAGAATGATCGCATGTAGTCATGACTCAGGAATTTAAGCATGCTGATGAACCTTATTATTTATTTTTCATACAGTAGAATCACAGATGCCCACATAGACGTACATACACtcatgcacgcgcacacacacatacatatcccTATAAGCACCTTCGAAATACTATGATTGACGAGGTCACCACATGCGTCTAAGACTTGAATTCTGATGAGCTGGTTCCACCACAAGGAACCTAAACATTTGAGTTCGTGTTAATAAACCTTATCACTAAATATATCGGTACCATGCCTCATGTTTGGTCCTCGATATCGACTATGCGCCTCGAATTATTTTTGTTGATGTGGCGATTTGATCTGTGGGCCGGTAGTAGTCTAGTTGAGCAGTGTTGGATGGAGAAAACGCCGGACGTGTAGCACCGGTCGCGTTGTAGAGCTTCCTAGCAACATACATGTACCTTTCTTTGGCAGCTACGTGGAGAGCCAGACCTTGCGGTGTCTGCGCCAGCTGCCGACCGGGGATGACCTCGACCGTGAAATTGGTTCGCGCTTGCGTCGGCGGACGTTGCGATGACAAGTGGCGCGGATAGGCAGCGTTGTTGCATGCCCGGAGCTAAAATAAAGACAAGCTACAAACCACGCCCCGACGGCGGCCGTCTCTATGTTGGCGCGCCTGTCTTCCGGTTAAAAAGGCGGGCTCAAACCAAGCTACAAGTACCGTAGGTATACGCTGACCGAGAGCACGAGCTAGGAGCTAGATCGACAGCAGTTAGGATAGAGTAGAGATGGCTGTGTCACGGCGGACGGGGTGGATCGCCGCCGGCCTCGTGGCGCGCCTGCTCATGGTGGCCGTCCTGCTCATGTCCGTGCGCTTCGTTCTCGCCAACTACATCCACTGGGACTATACGCAGGGCACCTACAAGCTGCAGAGCTACACGTATGAATCTGTTTCCGACTGATACACACAGTATATTCTACTAGTAGCTAACCTCTGAGACGGGAAGATTTCTGATGTGGCAATGGCATGGCATGGCGCACGTACAGGTATGTGGTCGCGTCGGCCGTCGtggggacggcggggagcgtgcTGCAGATACCCGTCGCCATGTACCTCCTGTGCAAGAGCAAAAGGGCGATACCCAGCGCCATGATCCTCGACATCAGCATGCACGCGGACATCGTAAGTTGCTGCTGCTCTGGCTAGCTAGCTACCTTAATTTCTCGTGCAAAGCTCCCGATTC is from Triticum aestivum cultivar Chinese Spring chromosome 1B, IWGSC CS RefSeq v2.1, whole genome shotgun sequence and encodes:
- the LOC123077103 gene encoding CASP-like protein 4D1 gives rise to the protein MAVSRRTGWIAAGLVARLLMVAVLLMSVRFVLANYIHWDYTQGTYKLQSYTYVVASAVVGTAGSVLQIPVAMYLLCKSKRAIPSAMILDISMHADIVISIVLASGVGAGFGATNDVLRYVRASKWEGRQQEEQALINYYNRAIVPVVFLLVGMVLSICATAVSARLRARAMNDAEGGA